Proteins encoded within one genomic window of Streptomyces sp. NBC_01314:
- a CDS encoding SigE family RNA polymerase sigma factor, whose translation MSGLTNLSYPSFSAYVKARQPVLLRTARSLTANPCDAEDLLQTALAKTYVAWERIEDHRALDGYVRRALLNTRTSQWRKRKVDEFACEELPEPEGVQAADPAEQQSLHDAMWRAIMKLPARQRAMVVLRYYEDLSEVQTAEVLNVSVGTVKSAVSRALGKLREDPELEPVR comes from the coding sequence CTGTCGGGGCTGACGAACCTGTCGTACCCGTCGTTCTCGGCGTACGTGAAGGCCCGCCAGCCGGTGTTGCTGCGGACCGCCCGGTCACTCACCGCGAACCCGTGCGACGCCGAAGACCTGCTGCAGACCGCGCTGGCCAAGACGTATGTCGCCTGGGAACGCATCGAGGACCACCGGGCCCTCGACGGCTATGTACGCCGGGCGCTGCTCAACACCCGCACGTCCCAGTGGCGCAAGCGCAAGGTGGACGAGTTCGCGTGCGAAGAACTGCCGGAGCCCGAGGGGGTCCAGGCCGCCGACCCGGCCGAGCAGCAGTCGCTGCACGACGCGATGTGGCGCGCGATCATGAAGTTGCCGGCGCGGCAGCGGGCCATGGTCGTCCTCAGGTACTACGAGGACCTGAGCGAGGTCCAGACGGCCGAGGTCCTCAACGTCTCGGTCGGCACGGTGAAGTCGGCGGTGTCGCGCGCGCTGGGCAAGCTGCGCGAGGACCCCGAACTGGAACCCGTGCGCTGA
- a CDS encoding long-chain fatty acid--CoA ligase, with protein sequence MLSTMQDVPLLISRILTHGSSIHGTSQVITWTGESEPERRSYAEIGVRAAQLAHALREDLGVDGDERVATLMWNNSEHVEAYFAIPSMGAVLHTLNLRLPPEQLAWIVNHAADRVIIANGSLLPLLAPLLPHLKPVEHVVVAGPGDRSLLAGASVQVHEYEDLIAGKPTTYDWPELDERAAAAMCYTSGTTGDPKGVVYSHRSIYLHSMQVNMAQSMGLTDVDLSLVVVPQFHVNAWGLPHATFMTGVNMLMPDRFLQPGPLAEMIETLKPTHAAAVPTIWQGLLTELSARPREVASLTQVTIGGSACPPSLMEAFDKLGMRVCHAWGMTETSPLGTIARPPAGVEAGSEEELAYRLTQGRFPASVEARLSGPGGERLPWDGESAGELEVRGPWIAGAYYGGSGAEHVRPDDKFSEDGWLKTGDVGTISPDGFLTLTDRAKDVIKSGGEWISSVELENALMAHPDVAEAAVVAVPDEKWGERPLATVVLKEGSTTDFTALRSFLADEGHIAKWQLPERWTIIESVPKTSVGKFDKKVLRRQYAEGALDVTQI encoded by the coding sequence GTGCTGAGCACCATGCAGGACGTACCGCTGTTGATCTCCAGGATCCTGACCCACGGATCGAGCATCCACGGGACGTCGCAGGTGATCACCTGGACCGGCGAGAGTGAGCCCGAACGCCGCTCCTACGCCGAGATCGGCGTCCGCGCCGCGCAGCTGGCCCACGCCCTGCGCGAGGACCTGGGAGTCGACGGCGACGAACGGGTCGCGACTCTCATGTGGAACAACTCGGAACACGTGGAGGCGTACTTCGCGATCCCCTCCATGGGCGCCGTCCTCCACACCCTCAACCTGCGCCTGCCCCCCGAGCAGCTCGCCTGGATCGTCAACCACGCCGCCGACCGCGTGATCATCGCCAACGGCTCGCTGCTGCCCCTCCTCGCGCCGCTCCTCCCGCACCTCAAGCCGGTGGAGCACGTCGTCGTCGCCGGGCCCGGCGACCGGTCGCTGCTCGCCGGAGCCAGTGTCCAGGTGCACGAGTACGAGGACCTGATCGCCGGCAAGCCGACCACATACGACTGGCCCGAGCTGGACGAACGCGCCGCCGCGGCCATGTGTTACACCTCAGGCACCACCGGCGACCCCAAGGGCGTCGTCTACTCCCACCGTTCGATCTACCTGCACTCCATGCAGGTCAACATGGCCCAGTCCATGGGCCTGACGGACGTGGACCTCTCGCTCGTCGTCGTCCCGCAGTTCCACGTCAACGCCTGGGGCCTGCCGCACGCGACCTTCATGACCGGCGTCAACATGCTGATGCCGGACCGGTTCCTGCAGCCCGGCCCGCTCGCCGAGATGATCGAGACGCTGAAGCCGACGCACGCCGCCGCCGTCCCCACCATCTGGCAGGGCCTGCTCACGGAGCTGTCCGCCCGTCCTCGTGAGGTCGCCTCGCTCACCCAGGTCACCATCGGCGGCTCGGCCTGTCCGCCCTCCCTCATGGAGGCCTTCGACAAGCTCGGCATGCGCGTCTGCCACGCCTGGGGCATGACGGAGACCTCCCCGCTCGGCACGATCGCCCGGCCGCCGGCCGGTGTGGAGGCCGGTTCGGAGGAGGAGCTCGCCTACCGCCTCACCCAGGGCCGCTTCCCCGCCTCCGTCGAGGCCCGCCTCTCCGGCCCCGGCGGCGAGCGCCTCCCCTGGGACGGCGAGTCCGCCGGTGAGCTGGAGGTCCGCGGCCCCTGGATCGCGGGCGCGTACTACGGCGGTTCAGGCGCCGAACACGTCCGCCCCGACGACAAGTTCAGCGAGGACGGCTGGCTGAAGACGGGCGACGTCGGCACCATCAGCCCCGACGGCTTCCTCACCCTCACCGACCGTGCCAAGGACGTCATCAAGTCCGGCGGCGAGTGGATCTCCTCCGTCGAGCTGGAGAACGCCCTCATGGCCCACCCGGACGTCGCCGAGGCCGCCGTCGTCGCCGTACCGGACGAGAAGTGGGGCGAACGCCCCCTCGCCACCGTCGTGTTGAAGGAGGGCTCCACCACCGACTTCACCGCCCTCCGCTCCTTCCTCGCCGACGAGGGCCACATCGCCAAGTGGCAGCTCCCCGAGCGCTGGACGATCATCGAGTCGGTGCCGAAGACGAGCGTGGGCAAGTTCGACAAGAAGGTGCTGCGGAGGCAGTACGCGGAGGGCGCGTTGGACGTGACGCAGATCTAG
- a CDS encoding PAS domain-containing protein produces the protein MSSRPSRGAARLAAILDALPDALVLVNANGTVVNANTIALEAFETPGTALVGRGLLDLLPEFDSRLIPGSMRRPDTMDPTGRTKPTRMTARRTDGSEFPVEVTSANLENGQQAYDGYGSANDELLMLVVRDLSGTVDTEAELARSQRQTEMILRAASEGVVGTDTDGRIVLVNPAASQILGYRASDLGGRELHTLVLHSREDGAPFPYGESPLADTLRSGRKHRVRGQVLWSKNGEKVSVDLTTAPVRDGDQLVGAVMTFTDRRPYDKLAEEKDSEAETHAEELERLAKEHAEELANVREEHTAELAELSEQHAEELAAGDERYAALGEREKDRYEALAARHEQLLAVLGTSLRGPLDQLRGELGTLAADDAGQLWPEANQVLHHLTAGYSRITTLIDNVLGYQRIDTGEDGLVRTAVMLDAVVAAGVDGAVELVGPGRVQFAVHAPPIEAEVDQVRLATALAHLVADVAGVDATGNAPLSAGGYMDNTVVVAAAQRGEVVRIEVRGPYAGGDPVHQPIVQGIVRAHGGVLQTVEVPGMSGSAYVLEVPLGGGAGAMPAAALPVATGAEADSGPMATGAEVALSEQAPVGGGRRRARRSSVDAFLESEDAPESQAPEGAVAPTGRRRRRAEEAAVAAGAADGVSAAGAGEGPVPAQGAEAEGAGGTGRRRGRGTSAEAGGEAVAAEGAVVMAAEHAAGAAAAANGLGGTVPPQGVPAPGGRRARREPAAQNALPPALPAAPSPVTEETAADAGSGEASGAQQPTGRRRRALASAEERAATPEPGARAVFALPPAEADRGPEYAQAAGLGPVPLAAGPGAPGAPMPMPMPMPLPLPLPLPLPLPLPAGTAVPVQGVEGYGSEGGQGAVGAGGGLVPAAAGQPLPTGQPVPAGGPAQAAGPVPPGGVVPPTGGPALAGGPVPAAGIGQQVGDIGQQIPQVGAVAPGGVVGPGAGQVVGAGQAVGAVQGTAAGQAPGVGRGQAAGAGQVPGVGQVAAAAQVSGVPAGGVDDGRHDAAPHSPADDHTPPQPHPVPTPTGRRRAVRQPAPGQGDGVAMMAPAQGVSAQGAPAQEVPGQPGLAQGGPGQPVLAQGAAMASAQPVSAQAVLGGPRPLAAQGVQGGPQQVPPSQAAVAAAPGQPVAPQGVPGGATQAAVGQALPGQAATGQALAAQAAAAQAGPGQPAVGQPAVGQHVAAQGAVPPHGAPGGPQQVPAQVGALGQSVLVPGVQGVQGVQGVQAVQSAQPVQGTAQPVPAQGVPGTQQPVPAQGAAPGAPQAQSWPDPRHATFGAGIPVAPPQVPLPPQSTPSSGTPLPPEVAVQQQPRAAQPLPAEATAPAAQAQAQAQAQAQAQAQATPTNPAPAPAPVDPSSTHERAISVRTLGQGVPFSRQGGPQAQAQVQAGAQAQPQAGATPAPNQPGGSGRRRKLGTPPQPTGDRPETGARPHPQSTPTNGTGLRIGAGQTPPQAQAAAQVSQPSLAGQAPLPAQPSLAGQVPLPPQPSLAGQARLTGRTEGAGRSYAIGAPDVNADEGPEPLDGPGGAVEVPDRPHPQPMDDELPPEPLDNPRRLLVWPAPDATTHQALSDRGYRPVIVNSREDVDAQISAYPAALFVDPLTGPITRTALQSLRQAAVAAEVPVLVTAGLGQATREAAYGADPAILLKALAPRDSEQHPPRVLLIEEHAEIALALTATLERRGMQVARAASDTDAVTLAAQMRPNLVVMDLLQVHRRQAGIIDWLRTNGQLNRTPLVVYTAAVDPSELPRLASGETVLFLAERSTSTDVQTRIVDLLARVGTN, from the coding sequence GTGAGCAGCAGGCCATCCCGAGGCGCTGCTCGCCTCGCAGCCATACTGGACGCACTTCCCGACGCGTTGGTGCTGGTCAACGCCAATGGGACCGTCGTCAACGCCAACACGATCGCGCTGGAGGCCTTCGAGACTCCCGGGACCGCGTTGGTCGGGCGCGGGTTGCTGGACCTGCTGCCCGAGTTCGACTCCCGGCTCATCCCGGGCTCCATGCGGCGGCCCGACACCATGGACCCGACGGGACGGACCAAGCCGACCCGTATGACCGCCCGCCGGACCGACGGCAGCGAGTTCCCGGTCGAGGTCACAAGCGCGAATCTGGAGAACGGGCAGCAGGCGTACGACGGTTACGGCTCTGCCAATGACGAGCTGCTCATGCTGGTCGTACGGGATCTTTCGGGCACCGTCGACACCGAGGCCGAACTCGCACGTTCGCAACGGCAGACCGAGATGATTTTGCGGGCGGCGTCCGAGGGTGTGGTCGGGACGGACACGGACGGGCGGATCGTCCTCGTCAATCCGGCCGCCTCCCAGATACTGGGTTATCGGGCCAGCGACCTCGGCGGACGCGAGCTGCACACGCTCGTGCTGCACTCGCGCGAGGACGGCGCTCCCTTCCCGTACGGCGAGTCGCCGCTCGCGGACACCCTGCGGTCCGGGCGCAAGCACCGGGTGCGCGGGCAGGTGCTGTGGTCGAAGAACGGCGAGAAGGTGTCGGTCGACCTGACGACCGCGCCGGTGCGTGACGGGGATCAGCTCGTCGGTGCCGTGATGACGTTCACCGACCGGCGGCCGTACGACAAGCTCGCCGAGGAGAAGGACTCCGAGGCCGAGACGCACGCGGAGGAGCTGGAGCGGCTCGCCAAGGAGCACGCCGAGGAACTCGCGAACGTCCGGGAGGAGCACACCGCCGAGCTGGCCGAGCTGAGCGAGCAGCACGCCGAGGAGCTCGCCGCCGGCGACGAGCGGTACGCGGCGCTCGGGGAGCGCGAGAAGGACCGGTACGAGGCGCTGGCCGCACGGCACGAGCAGCTGCTCGCCGTGCTGGGCACCTCGCTGCGCGGCCCGCTCGACCAACTCCGCGGTGAACTGGGCACGCTCGCCGCCGACGACGCCGGGCAGCTGTGGCCCGAGGCCAACCAGGTGCTGCATCACCTGACCGCCGGGTACTCGCGGATCACGACGCTCATCGACAACGTGCTCGGCTACCAGCGGATCGACACGGGCGAGGACGGTCTCGTGCGTACGGCCGTCATGCTCGACGCGGTCGTCGCGGCCGGTGTCGACGGGGCCGTGGAGCTGGTCGGGCCGGGTCGGGTGCAGTTCGCCGTGCACGCGCCGCCCATCGAGGCCGAGGTGGACCAGGTGCGGCTCGCGACCGCGCTCGCGCATCTCGTCGCGGATGTCGCCGGTGTCGACGCGACGGGCAACGCGCCCCTGTCCGCCGGTGGCTACATGGACAACACGGTCGTCGTGGCGGCCGCGCAGCGCGGTGAGGTCGTCCGGATCGAGGTGCGCGGACCGTACGCCGGGGGAGACCCGGTGCACCAGCCGATCGTCCAGGGGATCGTGCGGGCGCACGGTGGTGTGCTCCAGACGGTCGAGGTGCCGGGGATGAGCGGCAGCGCGTATGTGCTGGAGGTACCGCTGGGTGGCGGTGCCGGGGCCATGCCCGCCGCGGCGCTGCCCGTTGCGACGGGCGCCGAGGCCGACTCCGGACCCATGGCCACCGGTGCCGAGGTCGCCCTGTCGGAGCAGGCCCCCGTCGGTGGTGGACGCAGGCGTGCGCGGCGGTCGTCGGTGGACGCGTTCCTGGAGAGCGAGGACGCTCCCGAGAGCCAGGCCCCCGAGGGCGCTGTCGCCCCGACCGGGCGGCGCAGGCGCAGGGCGGAGGAGGCGGCGGTCGCGGCTGGTGCGGCGGACGGTGTTTCGGCCGCCGGTGCCGGGGAGGGCCCCGTGCCCGCGCAGGGCGCCGAGGCCGAGGGCGCTGGGGGTACCGGGCGGCGGCGTGGGCGTGGTACCTCCGCCGAAGCCGGCGGTGAGGCCGTGGCCGCCGAGGGCGCGGTCGTCATGGCGGCCGAGCACGCGGCGGGTGCCGCTGCCGCCGCCAACGGACTGGGCGGGACAGTGCCGCCGCAGGGTGTGCCCGCACCCGGCGGGCGGCGCGCCCGCCGGGAACCCGCCGCGCAGAACGCTCTGCCACCGGCGCTGCCCGCAGCGCCGAGCCCGGTCACCGAGGAGACCGCGGCCGACGCCGGCTCCGGCGAGGCGTCCGGCGCCCAGCAGCCCACCGGACGCCGTCGTCGCGCCCTCGCCAGCGCGGAGGAGCGCGCCGCCACGCCCGAGCCGGGCGCGCGAGCCGTCTTCGCGCTGCCGCCGGCCGAGGCCGACCGTGGGCCCGAGTACGCGCAGGCGGCCGGACTCGGTCCGGTACCCCTGGCCGCGGGGCCAGGTGCGCCCGGCGCTCCCATGCCGATGCCCATGCCCATGCCTCTGCCTCTGCCTCTGCCTCTGCCTCTGCCTCTGCCTCTGCCTGCCGGAACCGCCGTGCCCGTACAGGGCGTGGAGGGGTACGGCAGTGAGGGCGGCCAGGGTGCGGTCGGCGCGGGCGGGGGCTTGGTCCCTGCCGCTGCGGGGCAGCCGCTTCCCACTGGACAGCCGGTTCCCGCCGGGGGGCCTGCGCAGGCTGCGGGACCCGTGCCGCCAGGGGGAGTTGTGCCCCCCACCGGAGGACCCGCGCTCGCCGGAGGGCCGGTGCCCGCCGCCGGCATCGGACAGCAGGTCGGTGACATCGGGCAGCAGATCCCGCAGGTCGGCGCGGTGGCGCCGGGTGGCGTCGTCGGCCCGGGTGCGGGTCAGGTAGTCGGCGCGGGCCAGGCCGTCGGCGCCGTTCAAGGCACTGCTGCGGGGCAGGCCCCGGGCGTGGGTCGGGGTCAGGCCGCCGGTGCCGGGCAGGTCCCCGGCGTGGGTCAAGTGGCCGCCGCGGCACAGGTGTCGGGGGTCCCGGCCGGTGGTGTCGACGACGGTCGGCATGACGCCGCGCCGCACAGCCCGGCCGACGACCACACACCGCCGCAGCCGCACCCGGTGCCCACCCCGACAGGTCGCCGCCGGGCGGTACGACAGCCCGCTCCCGGGCAGGGTGACGGCGTAGCCATGATGGCGCCCGCGCAAGGGGTGTCCGCCCAGGGTGCTCCCGCGCAGGAGGTACCGGGACAGCCGGGACTCGCTCAGGGAGGACCGGGGCAGCCCGTGCTCGCGCAGGGCGCAGCGATGGCCTCCGCGCAGCCCGTGTCCGCCCAGGCTGTCCTGGGCGGCCCGCGGCCCCTTGCCGCCCAGGGTGTGCAAGGCGGCCCGCAGCAGGTGCCACCCTCCCAGGCCGCCGTTGCCGCTGCTCCCGGTCAGCCCGTCGCTCCGCAGGGGGTTCCCGGGGGCGCCACCCAGGCAGCCGTCGGGCAGGCCCTCCCCGGGCAGGCGGCCACCGGGCAAGCTCTCGCCGCACAGGCCGCTGCCGCCCAGGCCGGCCCCGGACAGCCCGCCGTCGGACAGCCCGCGGTCGGACAACACGTCGCCGCACAGGGCGCCGTCCCGCCGCACGGGGCCCCCGGTGGCCCGCAGCAGGTGCCCGCGCAGGTCGGCGCCCTCGGCCAGTCCGTCCTCGTACCGGGAGTTCAGGGGGTACAGGGCGTACAAGGGGTTCAGGCCGTGCAGAGCGCACAGCCGGTCCAGGGCACCGCCCAACCCGTACCCGCCCAAGGTGTGCCCGGCACCCAGCAGCCCGTCCCCGCTCAGGGTGCGGCCCCCGGCGCGCCCCAGGCCCAGTCCTGGCCCGACCCCCGCCACGCGACCTTCGGCGCCGGCATCCCCGTAGCTCCTCCGCAGGTGCCGCTGCCCCCTCAGTCGACCCCCTCCTCGGGAACCCCGCTGCCGCCGGAGGTCGCCGTCCAGCAGCAGCCGCGCGCCGCGCAGCCGTTGCCCGCCGAGGCCACGGCCCCGGCCGCCCAGGCCCAGGCCCAGGCGCAGGCGCAGGCGCAGGCGCAGGCGCAGGCCACGCCGACGAACCCGGCCCCCGCTCCCGCCCCCGTCGACCCCAGCTCCACCCACGAACGGGCGATCAGTGTGCGGACGCTCGGCCAGGGCGTCCCGTTCTCCCGCCAGGGCGGCCCCCAGGCGCAAGCGCAGGTCCAGGCAGGCGCGCAGGCGCAGCCCCAGGCCGGAGCCACGCCCGCCCCGAACCAACCCGGCGGTTCCGGCAGGCGCCGGAAGCTCGGGACACCGCCCCAGCCGACCGGCGACCGCCCCGAGACCGGCGCGCGCCCCCACCCGCAGTCCACCCCGACCAACGGCACCGGCCTCCGCATCGGCGCCGGCCAGACCCCGCCTCAGGCCCAGGCAGCCGCGCAGGTGTCGCAGCCCTCGCTCGCCGGCCAGGCCCCGTTGCCCGCGCAGCCGTCCCTCGCCGGGCAGGTTCCGCTCCCGCCGCAGCCGTCCCTCGCCGGGCAGGCCCGGCTGACGGGCCGTACCGAGGGTGCCGGGCGGTCGTATGCCATAGGGGCGCCCGATGTGAACGCGGACGAAGGTCCCGAGCCGCTCGACGGGCCCGGCGGTGCGGTGGAGGTCCCTGACCGGCCGCATCCACAGCCGATGGACGACGAGTTGCCGCCGGAGCCGCTGGACAACCCCCGCCGGCTGCTGGTGTGGCCCGCGCCGGACGCGACGACCCACCAGGCGCTGAGCGACCGCGGCTACCGGCCCGTCATCGTGAACTCCCGTGAGGACGTGGACGCCCAGATCTCCGCCTACCCGGCCGCCCTGTTCGTCGACCCGCTGACCGGGCCCATCACCCGCACGGCACTCCAGTCGCTGCGCCAGGCCGCCGTGGCCGCCGAGGTCCCCGTCCTCGTGACGGCGGGGCTCGGCCAGGCGACGCGGGAGGCGGCGTACGGTGCCGACCCGGCCATCCTGCTGAAGGCGCTCGCGCCGCGTGACTCCGAGCAGCACCCACCGCGCGTGCTGCTCATCGAGGAGCACGCGGAGATCGCGCTCGCCCTGACCGCGACGCTGGAACGGCGTGGCATGCAGGTCGCGCGCGCCGCGTCGGACACGGACGCGGTCACGCTGGCCGCGCAGATGCGGCCCAACCTCGTGGTGATGGACCTGCTTCAGGTGCACCGCCGCCAGGCCGGAATCATCGACTGGCTGCGTACGAACGGCCAGTTGAACCGCACCCCGCTCGTCGTCTACACCGCCGCCGTCGACCCGTCCGAACTTCCGCGCCTGGCCTCGGGGGAGACGGTCCTCTTCCTCGCGGAACGCTCGACGAGCACCGACGTACAGACCCGGATCGTGGACCTGTTGGCACGAGTCGGCACGAACTGA
- a CDS encoding SSI family serine proteinase inhibitor, whose amino-acid sequence MSQSLPTARPQSPAHTPAARPLPLAAPPSRPAVLGRLILGAAASLAAATAGTLGPVAPDAYAAEAVSRAALPMPAPTVGPGDRLTVTVRDARGTADGTFELRCHPEGGSHPDARDACGRLDRKTTWGKDPFAPVGSGTVCTMQYGGPATAHVTGTWAGRRVDARFDRGNGCEIARWDALVPVLPDLRAQDA is encoded by the coding sequence ATGTCGCAGAGTCTTCCCACCGCGCGCCCGCAGTCTCCCGCCCACACTCCCGCCGCGCGCCCGCTCCCTCTCGCCGCGCCCCCCAGCCGCCCCGCCGTCCTGGGCCGACTGATCCTCGGCGCCGCCGCCTCGCTCGCCGCGGCCACCGCCGGCACGCTCGGGCCGGTGGCGCCGGACGCGTACGCCGCCGAGGCGGTGTCGCGGGCGGCGCTGCCCATGCCCGCCCCGACCGTCGGCCCCGGGGACCGGTTGACCGTCACCGTGCGGGATGCCCGCGGGACGGCGGACGGAACGTTCGAGCTGCGGTGCCATCCCGAGGGAGGCAGCCACCCGGACGCGCGTGACGCGTGCGGACGGCTAGACCGGAAAACCACCTGGGGGAAGGATCCGTTCGCGCCGGTCGGGTCCGGGACCGTGTGCACGATGCAGTACGGCGGACCGGCCACCGCCCACGTCACCGGGACCTGGGCCGGGCGTCGCGTCGACGCCCGCTTCGACCGCGGGAACGGCTGCGAGATCGCCCGCTGGGACGCCCTGGTGCCCGTACTGCCGGATCTCCGCGCGCAAGACGCCTGA
- a CDS encoding signal protein codes for MKIKTGGAGLMTMVLAALVGCGGSPAGGSEDSTAPVSGAPSSAQARLSPEDLQSRWWTWAMSEPERTNPVADEDGSECERNQPQDMWFLAGTFGTQAERTCSIPDGVPVAFPLVNQMGTPVDCAAFMSTAKGSAVLDGKKVDSETIRGETISVQGVADNPVTGTGERFTATGCGLWVQLPPLKSGKHTLTIRGQAQDFSVGVDYSLTVDAA; via the coding sequence ATGAAGATCAAGACCGGCGGAGCGGGACTCATGACCATGGTCCTGGCGGCACTGGTGGGATGCGGGGGCAGCCCAGCCGGGGGATCAGAGGACTCGACAGCTCCGGTTTCAGGTGCGCCGTCGTCGGCGCAAGCCCGTCTCTCTCCTGAGGATCTGCAGAGCCGATGGTGGACATGGGCGATGTCGGAACCCGAACGCACCAACCCGGTCGCTGACGAGGATGGCAGCGAGTGCGAGCGCAACCAGCCGCAGGACATGTGGTTCCTGGCGGGCACATTCGGCACTCAGGCCGAGCGCACCTGCAGCATCCCAGACGGGGTCCCTGTCGCGTTTCCCCTGGTGAACCAGATGGGCACCCCGGTGGACTGCGCAGCCTTCATGAGCACAGCCAAGGGGTCCGCAGTCCTGGACGGCAAGAAGGTCGACTCGGAAACCATCCGAGGAGAGACGATCTCTGTGCAGGGCGTCGCCGACAACCCCGTCACAGGCACGGGCGAGCGCTTCACGGCTACCGGGTGCGGCCTCTGGGTCCAGTTGCCCCCGCTGAAATCCGGGAAGCACACACTGACGATTCGCGGTCAGGCACAGGACTTCTCCGTTGGTGTGGACTACTCCCTGACCGTGGATGCGGCGTAG
- a CDS encoding DUF2797 domain-containing protein: MARVWRCTGLRWGADGPLLQWAGGRASPLSRGKPVAFGVVGEGRRTCVGARGNPCPVRAGVPGRSTGARCEECARLDRAHSVAADTIADDPRPYHVYLAWFGPGMVKVGITAVERGSARLLEQGAVSFGWLGRGPLMAARRAEEVLRTALKVPDRIPYAEKRLVRACLPVEEERVGELAVLHGRALGLAGWPESLEPVPFRAVDHFEVFGLDGLPAADGVVSELVVGGAVGGQVLAVAGPDVHLVTGRGVVVLDTRLMTGWELTAPVGEGARDALTVPVREVKSPRGAGDGSVQDGLF, translated from the coding sequence ATGGCACGCGTGTGGAGATGTACGGGGCTGCGGTGGGGTGCGGACGGGCCGCTGTTGCAGTGGGCGGGCGGGCGCGCGAGCCCGTTGTCGCGGGGGAAGCCGGTGGCCTTCGGGGTCGTGGGCGAGGGGCGGCGGACGTGCGTCGGGGCTCGGGGGAACCCCTGTCCGGTGCGTGCCGGGGTGCCGGGGCGGAGTACCGGCGCTCGGTGTGAGGAGTGCGCGCGGCTCGACCGGGCCCATTCCGTGGCTGCCGACACGATCGCCGATGATCCGCGGCCGTATCACGTGTACCTCGCGTGGTTCGGGCCCGGAATGGTGAAGGTGGGAATCACGGCGGTCGAGCGGGGGTCGGCGCGGCTGCTGGAGCAGGGGGCGGTCTCCTTCGGGTGGCTCGGGCGGGGGCCACTGATGGCCGCGCGGCGGGCGGAGGAGGTGCTGCGGACCGCGCTCAAGGTGCCCGATCGGATTCCGTACGCCGAGAAGCGGCTCGTGCGGGCCTGCCTGCCGGTCGAGGAGGAGCGGGTCGGCGAGCTGGCGGTGCTGCACGGGCGGGCCCTGGGGCTCGCGGGGTGGCCCGAGTCGTTGGAGCCCGTGCCTTTCCGAGCGGTCGATCACTTCGAGGTGTTCGGCCTGGACGGGTTGCCGGCCGCGGACGGGGTGGTGAGCGAGCTGGTCGTGGGTGGGGCTGTGGGCGGTCAGGTCCTCGCCGTCGCCGGGCCCGATGTGCATCTGGTCACCGGTCGAGGGGTCGTCGTTCTCGATACGCGCCTCATGACCGGCTGGGAGCTGACCGCTCCCGTCGGCGAGGGTGCCCGTGACGCCCTCACCGTGCCCGTACGGGAGGTGAAAAGCCCACGGGGCGCAGGGGACGGGAGCGTGCAGGACGGGCTGTTCTGA
- a CDS encoding antibiotic biosynthesis monooxygenase: MSDQRIAPDGALDGAPGGARDAARGEASGHAPDNAAVVAPVPAHEPPYYAVVFTSTRTDDQSGYGETAERMEELVKGVPGFLGMDQAHTPGGPAITVGYFRDAEAVAEWRADVEHRAAQARGRAEWYESYTLHIAKVERSHSFVRGGGEA, from the coding sequence ATGAGTGATCAGCGGATAGCACCTGACGGAGCACTTGACGGAGCGCCTGGTGGAGCACGTGACGCCGCACGTGGCGAGGCGAGTGGCCACGCGCCGGACAACGCGGCCGTCGTCGCGCCCGTCCCCGCCCATGAGCCCCCGTACTACGCCGTCGTCTTCACCTCCACACGCACCGACGACCAGAGCGGGTACGGGGAGACCGCCGAGCGGATGGAGGAGCTGGTGAAGGGTGTGCCCGGGTTCCTCGGGATGGATCAAGCTCATACGCCCGGCGGGCCGGCCATCACCGTGGGGTACTTCCGGGATGCCGAAGCCGTCGCGGAGTGGCGGGCCGATGTCGAGCACCGTGCGGCGCAGGCCCGGGGGCGGGCCGAGTGGTACGAGAGCTACACACTGCACATCGCCAAGGTCGAGCGGAGTCACAGCTTCGTGAGAGGGGGAGGCGAAGCATGA
- a CDS encoding response regulator transcription factor, which translates to MTTTSPQGRTELLRPDGSPVRVLVVDDELSITELLSMALRYEGWQIRSAGDGTGALQTARDFRPDAVVLDMMLPDMDGLTVLGRLRRELPEVPVLFLTAKDAVEDRIAGLTAGGDDYVTKPFSLEEVVARLRGLIRRSGAADRRSDSVLVVGDLMLDEDSHEVSRGGANIHLTATEFELLRFLMRNPRRVLSKAQILDRVWSYDFGGQANVVELYISYLRRKIDAGREPMIHTRRGAGYLIKPAAS; encoded by the coding sequence ATGACCACGACCTCGCCCCAGGGGCGCACCGAACTGCTGAGGCCGGACGGGAGCCCCGTCCGAGTGCTTGTGGTGGACGACGAGCTGTCGATCACCGAACTGCTGTCCATGGCCCTGCGCTATGAGGGATGGCAGATCCGGAGTGCGGGGGACGGCACGGGTGCCCTCCAGACCGCCCGGGACTTCCGGCCCGACGCCGTCGTCCTCGACATGATGCTGCCCGACATGGACGGGCTGACCGTCCTCGGGCGGCTGCGGCGCGAGCTGCCCGAGGTGCCTGTGCTCTTTCTCACCGCGAAGGACGCGGTCGAGGACCGGATCGCCGGGCTCACCGCCGGCGGTGACGACTACGTCACCAAGCCGTTCAGTCTCGAAGAGGTCGTCGCCCGGCTGCGCGGGCTCATCCGCCGCTCCGGTGCCGCCGACCGCCGCTCCGACTCCGTGCTCGTCGTCGGGGACCTCATGCTCGACGAGGACAGCCACGAGGTGTCGCGCGGCGGGGCGAACATCCACCTCACCGCCACCGAGTTCGAACTGCTGCGGTTCCTCATGCGGAACCCGCGGCGGGTGCTCAGCAAGGCGCAGATACTCGACCGTGTCTGGTCGTACGACTTCGGTGGCCAGGCCAACGTGGTCGAGCTGTACATCTCGTATCTGCGGCGGAAGATCGACGCCGGGCGCGAGCCGATGATCCACACCCGTCGTGGGGCCGGTTACCTGATCAAGCCCGCCGCGTCATGA